The proteins below come from a single Xiphophorus hellerii strain 12219 chromosome 14, Xiphophorus_hellerii-4.1, whole genome shotgun sequence genomic window:
- the LOC116733143 gene encoding gastrula zinc finger protein XlCGF49.1-like, which translates to MITHTDEKPFSCGSCGRSFSQKTYLNVHMRIHTGEKPFSCGICGKSYSKKWTLTHHMRIHTGEKPFSCGICGKSYSKKWTLTHHMRIHTGEKPFFCGSCGKSFSRKDFLNVHMITHTDEKPFSCGTCGRSFSQKTHLNVHMRIHTGGKPFSCGSCGRSFSQKGSLNVHMRIHTGERPFSCGTCGKRFSQKGDLNVHMRIHTGEKPFSCGSCGKSYSNRSYLSRHMKTHSDEKP; encoded by the coding sequence ATGAtaactcacacagatgagaagcctttctcttgtgggtcttgtggaagaagtttctctcaaaaaacttatttaaatgttcacatgagaattcacacaggtgagaagcctttctcttgtgggatctgtggaaaaagttacagtaaaaaatggactttaactcatcacatgagaattcacacaggtgagaagcctttctcttgtgggatctgtggaaaaagttacagtaaaaaatggactttaactcatcacatgagaattcacacaggtgagaagcctttcttctgtggatcctgtggaaagagtttctctcgaaAGGACTTTCTAAATGTCCACATGAtaactcacacagatgagaagcctttctcttgtgggacttgtggaagaagtttctctcaaaaaactcatttaaatgttcacatgagaattcacacaggtgggaagcctttctcttgtgggtcttgtggaagaagtttctctcaaaaaggttctttaaatgttcacatgagaattcacacgggtgagaggcctttctcttgtgggacttgtggaaaacgtttctctcaaaaaggtgatttaaatgttcacatgagaattcacacgggtgagaagcctttctcatgtgggagctgtggaaaaagttacagtaacagAAGTTATTTATCTCGTCACATGAAGACTCACTCTGATGAGAAGCCATAG
- the LOC116733131 gene encoding uncharacterized protein LOC116733131 isoform X15 gives MKMISRILLLLILSSCLCAATFVVNVTQSSYQAEENHSITLEWTFTTKTQGTWRELFIYCSLLSHGKELVFYQVHNGVEFPESQHKQFSGRVQIDKDVLTEGRIRLHVSRLRTEDSGLYLCDVKTEDGFNSGRCRLNVTAADQIQTQRPTLTPEPEEQGWIHIFICLGPITALMILIIMLIICFRKERKNHFESSVDEKKPNKYNGFVCYSLVYN, from the exons atgaagatgatctccaggatcctgctgctcctcatcctcagctcatgtctctgtg cagcaacatttgtagTGAATGTGACACAGAGCAGCTATCAGGCAGAGGAGAACCACAGCATCACTCTGGAGTGGACCTTCACCACCAAGACTCAGGGAACCTGGAGGGAACTGTTCATCTACTGCAGCTTGTTAAGTCATGGAAAAGAACTGGTTTTCTATCAGGTCCATAATGGAGTTGAGTTTCCAGAGTCTCAGCATAAACAGTTTTCAGGACGAGTCCAGATTGACAAAGACGTCCTCACAGAAGGACGAATCAGACTCCATGTGTCCAGACTGAGGACTGAAGACTCTGGTCTGTATCTGTGTGAcgtgaaaactgaagatggaTTCAACTCTGGAAGATGTCGACTCAACGTTACTG CTGCTGATCAGATCCAAACTCAGAGACCAACTTTgactccagaaccagaagaacAAGGATGGATCCACATCTTTATCTGTCTGGGACCGATAACAGCTCTAATGATTCTAATAATAATgttgattatttgttttaggaaggaaagaaagaatcATTTTGAATCAAGTGTAGATgagaaaaaacccaacaaatatAACGGGTTTGTTTGCTATAGTTTAGTTTATAACTAA
- the LOC116733131 gene encoding uncharacterized protein LOC116733131 isoform X16 translates to MKMISRILLLLILSSCLCATFVVNVTQSSYQAEENHSITLEWTFTTKTQGTWRELFIYCSLLSHGKELVFYQVHNGVEFPESQHKQFSGRVQIDKDVLTEGRIRLHVSRLRTEDSGLYLCDVKTEDGFNSGRCRLNVTAAADQIQTQRPTLTPEPEEQGWIHIFICLGPITALMILIIMLIICFRKERKNHFESSVDEKKPNKYNGFVCYSLVYN, encoded by the exons atgaagatgatctccaggatcctgctgctcctcatcctcagctcatgtctctgtg caacatttgtagTGAATGTGACACAGAGCAGCTATCAGGCAGAGGAGAACCACAGCATCACTCTGGAGTGGACCTTCACCACCAAGACTCAGGGAACCTGGAGGGAACTGTTCATCTACTGCAGCTTGTTAAGTCATGGAAAAGAACTGGTTTTCTATCAGGTCCATAATGGAGTTGAGTTTCCAGAGTCTCAGCATAAACAGTTTTCAGGACGAGTCCAGATTGACAAAGACGTCCTCACAGAAGGACGAATCAGACTCCATGTGTCCAGACTGAGGACTGAAGACTCTGGTCTGTATCTGTGTGAcgtgaaaactgaagatggaTTCAACTCTGGAAGATGTCGACTCAACGTTACTG CAGCTGCTGATCAGATCCAAACTCAGAGACCAACTTTgactccagaaccagaagaacAAGGATGGATCCACATCTTTATCTGTCTGGGACCGATAACAGCTCTAATGATTCTAATAATAATgttgattatttgttttaggaaggaaagaaagaatcATTTTGAATCAAGTGTAGATgagaaaaaacccaacaaatatAACGGGTTTGTTTGCTATAGTTTAGTTTATAACTAA
- the LOC116733131 gene encoding uncharacterized protein LOC116733131 isoform X14, with protein MKMISRILLLLILSSCLCAATFVVNVTQSSYQAEENHSITLEWTFTTKTQGTWRELFIYCSLLSHGKELVFYQVHNGVEFPESQHKQFSGRVQIDKDVLTEGRIRLHVSRLRTEDSGLYLCDVKTEDGFNSGRCRLNVTAAADQIQTQRPTLTPEPEEQGWIHIFICLGPITALMILIIMLIICFRKERKNHFESSVDEKKPNKYNGFVCYSLVYN; from the exons atgaagatgatctccaggatcctgctgctcctcatcctcagctcatgtctctgtg cagcaacatttgtagTGAATGTGACACAGAGCAGCTATCAGGCAGAGGAGAACCACAGCATCACTCTGGAGTGGACCTTCACCACCAAGACTCAGGGAACCTGGAGGGAACTGTTCATCTACTGCAGCTTGTTAAGTCATGGAAAAGAACTGGTTTTCTATCAGGTCCATAATGGAGTTGAGTTTCCAGAGTCTCAGCATAAACAGTTTTCAGGACGAGTCCAGATTGACAAAGACGTCCTCACAGAAGGACGAATCAGACTCCATGTGTCCAGACTGAGGACTGAAGACTCTGGTCTGTATCTGTGTGAcgtgaaaactgaagatggaTTCAACTCTGGAAGATGTCGACTCAACGTTACTG CAGCTGCTGATCAGATCCAAACTCAGAGACCAACTTTgactccagaaccagaagaacAAGGATGGATCCACATCTTTATCTGTCTGGGACCGATAACAGCTCTAATGATTCTAATAATAATgttgattatttgttttaggaaggaaagaaagaatcATTTTGAATCAAGTGTAGATgagaaaaaacccaacaaatatAACGGGTTTGTTTGCTATAGTTTAGTTTATAACTAA
- the LOC116733065 gene encoding gastrula zinc finger protein XlCGF49.1-like translates to MRIHTGEKPFSCGSCGRSFSLKTNLNVHMRIHTGEKPFSCRTCGKSYSERGPLTRHIRIHTSEKPFSCGTCGKSYSERGPLTRHMRIHTGEKPFSCGSCGKSFSRKDALNVHMITHTDEKPFSCGSCGRSFSQKGYLNVHMITHTDEKPFSCGSCGRSFSQKGYLNVHMKIHTGERFFSCVTCGKSFTQKQHLSYHLKIHTGEKPFACGICGQSFSRKDALNINLRSTFA, encoded by the exons atgagaattcacacaggtgagaagcctttctcctgtgggtcttgtggaagaagtttctccctaaaaactaatttaaatgttcacatgagaattcacacaggtgagaagcctttctcatgtaggacctgtggaaagagttacagtgaaagagggCCTTTAACTCGGCACATTAGAATTCACACaa gtgagaagcccttctcatgtgggacctgtggaaagagttacagtgaaagagggcctttaactcggcacatgagaattcacacaggtgagaagcctttctcctgtggatcctgtggaaagagtttctctcgaaaggacgctctaaatgttcacatgataactcacacagatgagaagcctttctcttgtgggtcttgtggaagaagtttctctcaaaaaggttatttaaatgttcacatgataactcacacagatgagaagcctttctcttgtgggtcttgtggaagaagtttctctcaaaaaggttatttaaatgttcatatgaaaattcacacaggtgagaggtTTTTCTCTTgtgtgacttgtggaaaaagtttcacacaaaaacaacatttatcttATCACctgaaaattcacacaggtgagaagcctttcgcttgtgggatctgtggacagagtttctctcgaaaggacgctctaaat ATAAACCTGAGGTCTACTTTTGCCtag